Proteins from one Gibbsiella quercinecans genomic window:
- a CDS encoding FidL-like protein has protein sequence MKRTTTIALAAMILLALISLGAVTFMRHVDDFPFRCSTFTRYDLSRKEGVSIEFALKHDLRFQDKSSGYLLLNGQVAYGDKVTTLNRRISLNQGDKIDYDTYRYHIDNIIKSSTDNTPDAAFNHLLAELMLDPSSLQLNVVQLDKKTYLIGGPLSHLFTCQRY, from the coding sequence TTGAAAAGAACCACCACGATAGCGTTGGCCGCCATGATCCTGCTCGCTCTGATTTCCCTAGGGGCAGTGACGTTTATGCGCCACGTCGACGATTTTCCATTTCGTTGCTCCACCTTTACGCGTTATGACCTAAGCCGTAAGGAGGGGGTGAGTATTGAGTTTGCGCTGAAGCATGATCTGCGTTTCCAGGATAAATCCTCAGGCTATTTATTGCTCAATGGGCAGGTGGCCTACGGCGATAAGGTTACCACCCTTAATCGTCGAATTAGCCTCAATCAGGGCGATAAAATTGATTATGATACTTATCGCTATCATATTGATAATATTATAAAATCATCGACCGACAATACCCCTGACGCGGCTTTTAATCACCTATTGGCAGAGTTGATGCTTGATCCCTCTTCTTTACAACTGAATGTGGTGCAGCTCGATAAAAAAACCTATCTGATTGGCGGTCCCCTCTCTCATTTGTTCACCTGCCAGCGCTACTGA
- a CDS encoding LysR family transcriptional regulator, translated as MNLDLRQLRNFLALAEHKSFVQAAEAVYLSQSAFSRSIQALEQSVGCQLIERQSKQFALTWQGEKLLPMARRMQELSDDLLKEMRDMSDEQSGSLFFGCGPAPSSLLIPQAIAHFNRLRPGVRVTYSVDNWQSLHQRLIADEFSFFIADIWQAEINPELRVQPLRSQRCFFVCHRSHPLAEQGGVTPAQLLSYPFAAPYLPTGIRKVLAALSQQPDFTPHIQCDYVYSLFGVLRHSNAISFASADTFELLQESHGLVRINLAEAPPEWEKMCTHFGIISMMNKPLSPLAQLMVDTIVDTDRHDPVNWLAAGE; from the coding sequence ATGAATTTGGATCTACGGCAACTGCGTAACTTTCTCGCGCTGGCTGAACACAAAAGTTTTGTGCAGGCGGCCGAAGCGGTTTACCTGTCGCAATCAGCCTTCAGCCGCAGTATTCAGGCGCTGGAACAATCCGTGGGTTGCCAACTGATAGAGCGCCAGAGCAAACAGTTTGCCCTCACCTGGCAAGGGGAAAAGCTGCTGCCGATGGCGCGGCGCATGCAGGAACTGTCCGACGATCTGCTCAAAGAGATGCGCGACATGAGCGACGAACAGAGCGGGAGCCTGTTTTTCGGCTGCGGCCCGGCGCCCTCTTCGCTGCTGATCCCGCAGGCGATCGCCCACTTCAACCGCCTGCGCCCGGGCGTGCGAGTTACCTACAGCGTCGATAACTGGCAATCGCTGCACCAGCGGCTGATCGCCGATGAATTTTCCTTTTTCATCGCGGATATCTGGCAGGCTGAAATCAACCCGGAGCTGAGGGTGCAACCGCTGCGCAGCCAGCGCTGCTTTTTTGTCTGCCACCGTTCGCACCCGCTGGCGGAACAGGGCGGCGTCACGCCGGCACAGTTACTGAGCTACCCTTTTGCCGCGCCCTATCTGCCGACCGGCATCCGCAAGGTGCTGGCGGCGCTGAGCCAGCAGCCGGACTTCACGCCGCACATCCAGTGCGACTATGTCTACTCGCTGTTCGGCGTCCTGCGCCACAGCAACGCCATCAGCTTCGCCAGCGCCGATACCTTTGAGCTGCTTCAGGAAAGCCACGGGCTGGTGCGGATTAACCTGGCGGAAGCGCCGCCGGAATGGGAAAAGATGTGCACCCACTTCGGCATTATTTCCATGATGAATAAGCCTCTGTCGCCGCTGGCACAGCTGATGGTCGATACCATCGTCGACACCGATCGCCACGATCCGGTGAACTGGCTGGCGGCTGGCGAATAA
- a CDS encoding fimbrial protein — protein MENRNFNKVTIGLVAFLFCNLASATTTSGVGGGTITFSGAVTDVTCNVTTNNGSDFTVDMSPVTATDVGSTIGVVTANPQQFSLTVDGCTGFNSTSTTAQALKITFSGSNISDDGIYLKNLSGTATGVGIGITSDGSSLVALNSALNTGLATTSSDSSKYDTAANGTLSYYANYYNYGGSSATTGSVITTATYTFEYE, from the coding sequence ATGGAAAATCGTAATTTTAATAAAGTTACTATCGGATTAGTTGCTTTTTTATTTTGTAATCTTGCTTCCGCTACCACCACTTCTGGCGTGGGTGGCGGCACTATTACCTTCTCCGGAGCAGTCACCGATGTAACCTGTAACGTTACCACCAACAACGGCAGTGATTTCACTGTGGACATGTCCCCGGTTACCGCCACAGATGTTGGTTCTACTATTGGCGTAGTGACGGCGAACCCACAACAATTCAGCCTGACGGTTGACGGTTGTACGGGGTTCAACAGCACCAGTACCACAGCCCAAGCGCTGAAGATCACATTCTCCGGTTCAAATATTTCGGATGATGGCATTTATCTGAAGAATTTATCCGGTACCGCCACGGGCGTAGGCATTGGTATTACCTCCGACGGTAGCTCGCTGGTGGCGTTGAACAGTGCGCTGAATACCGGTCTGGCGACTACGTCGTCCGACTCGTCAAAATATGACACCGCGGCGAACGGCACTCTGAGCTACTACGCCAACTATTACAATTACGGCGGGAGTTCCGCCACTACCGGTTCTGTGATCACCACGGCAACCTATACCTTTGAATACGAGTAA
- a CDS encoding energy transducer TonB translates to MAVAGRVLTVALHAAVIVALAARQQAVLPPVPMPVAVSIEFAQPPAPPVEQPAEPPAPAEAPPPVIDEVAPPPPPKPAPKPKPVVREKPPVQSKPAPSAPRPAENSLSTLPAAKPAPAPAPLVPPSANAAYLRNPAPDYPAAALKRGWQGTVLLQVQVRADGTPQSIRLQKSSGYGVLDEAAKAAVQRWTFVPAQRGGKPEAGWVTVPINFNLTS, encoded by the coding sequence GTGGCTGTTGCTGGGCGTGTGTTGACGGTGGCCTTGCATGCGGCGGTCATCGTGGCGCTGGCGGCGCGCCAGCAGGCGGTCTTGCCGCCGGTGCCGATGCCGGTGGCGGTTTCCATCGAGTTTGCCCAGCCGCCGGCGCCGCCGGTTGAGCAACCGGCAGAACCGCCTGCGCCTGCCGAAGCGCCACCGCCGGTGATTGATGAGGTTGCGCCACCGCCGCCGCCGAAACCGGCGCCAAAGCCAAAACCCGTGGTCAGGGAAAAGCCGCCGGTGCAAAGCAAACCGGCGCCGAGCGCGCCACGGCCGGCGGAGAACTCGCTTAGCACGCTGCCGGCGGCAAAACCCGCCCCCGCGCCGGCGCCGCTGGTACCGCCTTCGGCCAACGCGGCCTATTTACGTAACCCGGCGCCGGATTACCCAGCGGCCGCGCTCAAACGTGGCTGGCAGGGCACGGTGCTGTTGCAGGTTCAGGTGCGCGCCGATGGCACGCCGCAAAGCATCCGGCTGCAGAAATCCAGCGGCTATGGGGTGCTGGACGAGGCGGCCAAAGCGGCGGTGCAGCGTTGGACATTCGTGCCGGCGCAACGCGGCGGCAAGCCGGAAGCGGGCTGGGTTACGGTTCCGATTAATTTCAATTTAACTTCATGA
- a CDS encoding aryl-sulfate sulfotransferase translates to MKKVLNVAAALLISAKVLAAPTVFPTGVTLYDPAKAWGHYTVFSGADDKSYLIDMNGNVVRSWPYRGFPTEVIDPAVNQGRKGHVFVQLAERKDSDRRTFGNGVNNHAVAELDWNGKVVWRWAGEPAVGNAHQHHEITRLANGNTLLLANRLHKVAGFKLDALIDDAIYEVDPNGNVVWRWLASDHLNELGFTPEQLELVHNTDLADYLHLNNARPLGENRWYDAGDARFHPDNIIIDSRQANFIAIIDKQTGKVVWRLGPNYPSAERSNPFAAGAKLPRPVDQLSGQHDAKIIPKGLPGAGNILVFDNQGGSGYPPVAYRIATGISRVVEIDPSTKQIVWEYRPGSAFFSAFTSLARRLPNGNTLITEGQSGRVFQVTAEGQTVWEYVSPFYGKGRNGLYRATPVPYDWAPAGTPHSEQAVTPPANAQFRVVNEGQHRG, encoded by the coding sequence ATGAAAAAAGTGCTTAACGTCGCCGCTGCTCTGTTGATTAGCGCCAAGGTATTGGCGGCGCCGACCGTGTTCCCCACCGGCGTCACCCTGTACGATCCGGCCAAAGCCTGGGGCCATTACACCGTATTCAGCGGCGCGGACGACAAAAGCTATCTGATCGACATGAACGGTAATGTGGTGCGTAGCTGGCCATACCGCGGCTTCCCGACGGAAGTGATCGATCCCGCCGTCAACCAGGGGCGCAAGGGGCACGTGTTTGTGCAACTGGCAGAGCGCAAGGACAGCGATCGGCGTACCTTCGGCAATGGCGTGAATAACCATGCCGTGGCCGAGCTGGACTGGAACGGCAAGGTGGTGTGGCGCTGGGCCGGCGAGCCGGCGGTGGGTAACGCTCACCAGCACCATGAGATAACGCGGCTGGCTAATGGCAACACGCTGCTGTTGGCGAACCGCCTGCACAAGGTGGCCGGTTTCAAGCTGGATGCGTTGATCGACGATGCGATCTATGAAGTTGATCCTAACGGCAACGTGGTCTGGCGTTGGCTGGCCTCCGATCACCTGAACGAGCTCGGCTTTACCCCGGAACAGCTGGAACTGGTGCATAACACCGATCTCGCGGATTACCTGCACCTGAACAACGCCCGCCCGCTTGGCGAAAACCGCTGGTATGACGCCGGCGATGCGCGTTTCCATCCGGACAACATCATCATTGACTCCCGGCAGGCCAACTTTATCGCCATCATTGATAAACAAACCGGCAAGGTGGTATGGCGCCTGGGGCCGAACTACCCCTCTGCTGAGCGCAGCAACCCGTTTGCCGCCGGGGCGAAGCTGCCGCGCCCGGTGGATCAGTTAAGCGGCCAGCACGACGCCAAAATAATCCCGAAAGGGTTGCCGGGGGCGGGCAATATCCTAGTGTTCGACAATCAGGGCGGTTCTGGCTACCCGCCGGTGGCTTACCGCATCGCCACCGGCATATCGCGGGTGGTCGAGATAGACCCATCAACCAAACAGATCGTCTGGGAGTATCGCCCCGGCTCGGCGTTCTTCAGCGCGTTCACCAGCCTGGCGCGGCGCCTGCCTAACGGCAACACGCTGATCACCGAAGGGCAAAGCGGGCGCGTGTTCCAGGTGACGGCGGAAGGCCAGACGGTGTGGGAATACGTCAGCCCATTCTACGGCAAAGGGCGTAATGGCTTGTACCGTGCTACGCCAGTGCCTTACGACTGGGCGCCGGCCGGCACGCCGCACAGTGAACAGGCGGTGACGCCGCCGGCCAATGCGCAATTCCGCGTCGTCAACGAGGGGCAACACCGTGGCTGA
- a CDS encoding helix-turn-helix transcriptional regulator yields MGEIRVIILGGDAFMTAGVKRIISCLAMPKNMFEVRNGGVVDCLTANRTDYQRTIVIGPRHLLNVISLFPNDISVIAACNRISVDEFVQLLSGRSISRVQMRLSYIPRLTKVERRYCLLLAQGVSVEQMAILFHCGRKNISNIKAKVMMKWRCQNTLEFYKLLLTLLEII; encoded by the coding sequence ATGGGGGAGATTAGAGTTATTATTCTCGGCGGTGATGCATTTATGACCGCAGGTGTGAAGCGTATTATTTCATGCCTCGCCATGCCTAAGAATATGTTTGAGGTTAGAAATGGTGGGGTTGTTGACTGCTTGACTGCTAATCGTACTGATTATCAGAGGACCATCGTTATTGGACCAAGACACTTGTTAAATGTTATTAGCTTGTTTCCGAACGACATTAGCGTTATTGCGGCATGTAACCGGATTAGCGTCGATGAGTTTGTGCAGCTATTGAGTGGTCGGTCAATAAGTAGGGTTCAAATGCGGTTATCTTATATCCCCAGGTTGACCAAAGTCGAAAGACGCTATTGCTTGCTGTTGGCTCAGGGCGTCTCAGTAGAACAGATGGCAATTCTTTTTCACTGTGGGCGAAAGAACATCAGCAACATTAAAGCAAAAGTGATGATGAAGTGGAGGTGTCAGAATACTTTAGAATTTTATAAGTTATTACTCACTCTTTTAGAAATAATATGA
- a CDS encoding ExbD/TolR family protein, whose protein sequence is MAFVSQDNDEVMSEMNITPLVDVMLVLLVVFIVTAPMLTNAIPIKLPKTEAVAPPEQRDPLVVSIDAQAQLFVNKTAVPREMLIPRLQQAKAENADLIVQLQADEGANYGAVAGILAEMEKAGITRLALLTQK, encoded by the coding sequence ATGGCTTTTGTCTCGCAGGATAACGATGAAGTGATGAGTGAAATGAACATCACGCCGCTGGTGGATGTGATGTTGGTGCTGCTGGTGGTGTTCATCGTCACCGCCCCGATGCTGACCAACGCCATCCCGATTAAACTGCCGAAAACCGAGGCCGTAGCGCCGCCGGAACAGCGGGACCCGCTGGTGGTCAGTATCGACGCGCAGGCGCAGCTGTTTGTGAATAAAACGGCGGTGCCGCGCGAGATGTTGATCCCGCGCTTGCAGCAGGCCAAGGCGGAAAACGCCGATCTGATCGTGCAACTGCAGGCGGATGAGGGCGCTAACTACGGCGCGGTGGCCGGGATCCTGGCCGAAATGGAAAAAGCCGGCATCACCCGCCTGGCGCTGTTGACGCAAAAATAG
- a CDS encoding molecular chaperone has product MISKITLLCSLLLTSTFYAHASVVVNNTRVIFDGGKKSTNVQLMNKSSEAHLVQSWIDDGNPEARPENLKLALAVVPAVVRIDADNGQVLNIVKNDLAASLPTDRESVFWLNIIDVPPVPQNKSGNYLQFAVRSRLKVFYRPAGLAISPNSINQHIRVQGACIKNETPYFVTVIGIEDKKSKGGNLLDKTLLLRPFSCHEYDKRHLLSERKSYTFKIIDDFGTQRDIDISN; this is encoded by the coding sequence ATGATCAGTAAGATAACTTTGCTGTGCTCTTTATTGCTGACGAGCACATTTTATGCCCATGCCAGCGTAGTGGTGAATAACACCCGGGTCATTTTTGATGGTGGGAAGAAAAGCACCAATGTGCAGTTAATGAATAAATCGTCAGAAGCGCATCTGGTGCAATCATGGATTGATGACGGCAATCCGGAGGCCAGACCTGAGAATTTGAAATTAGCGTTGGCGGTCGTACCCGCGGTGGTCCGTATTGATGCGGATAACGGCCAGGTACTGAATATCGTTAAAAATGATCTGGCAGCGAGTCTGCCAACCGATCGTGAAAGTGTGTTTTGGCTGAATATTATTGATGTTCCCCCCGTTCCGCAGAACAAAAGCGGTAACTATTTACAATTTGCGGTGCGGAGCCGCTTAAAAGTGTTCTATCGCCCAGCAGGATTAGCGATAAGCCCAAACAGCATCAATCAGCATATCCGTGTTCAGGGCGCTTGCATTAAAAATGAGACGCCCTATTTCGTTACCGTGATAGGCATTGAGGATAAGAAAAGCAAAGGGGGTAATCTCCTTGATAAGACGTTGTTATTAAGACCATTCTCTTGTCATGAGTATGATAAACGCCATCTGCTGAGCGAGCGGAAATCCTACACTTTTAAAATTATTGATGATTTTGGCACGCAAAGAGACATCGATATCAGCAACTGA
- a CDS encoding winged helix-turn-helix domain-containing protein encodes MNAIREHRVIFCMIYTIDGTITYNSDDCTLSHLPTQETLSLSISSGRLFEQLLNSNGEILARDVLLTEVWDKYGLRGSNNNLNQYLSIVRRALAAFGCENLIITVPKMGIRLNTDIPITREAFAREDVSQSSLTETSSPVKSRAKVHVALYGCLLLAGLLICLIAGRSWYYLVIKAGKQEIAPVSISLAGGCRVVFLEGGDSPAEPELKNQIQQMMRENHQTCDSSLRLYFDKNTAFSPQNYGRTLISFCKLDNSGNVISCDNVYYLDWRMS; translated from the coding sequence ATGAATGCGATCCGCGAGCATAGGGTGATTTTTTGCATGATTTATACGATCGACGGGACCATAACTTATAACTCAGATGATTGCACATTGAGCCATCTGCCCACGCAGGAGACGCTAAGCCTGAGTATTTCATCTGGCCGGCTGTTCGAGCAATTGCTCAACTCTAACGGTGAAATTCTGGCAAGGGACGTACTGTTGACGGAGGTGTGGGATAAATATGGGCTACGCGGTTCGAATAACAATCTTAATCAATATCTCAGCATCGTGCGGCGCGCACTGGCAGCATTTGGCTGTGAAAATTTGATCATCACCGTGCCTAAAATGGGGATCCGCCTTAACACGGATATTCCCATCACGCGGGAAGCGTTTGCCCGAGAAGATGTATCGCAATCTTCGCTGACTGAAACTTCCTCGCCGGTTAAAAGCCGCGCCAAGGTGCACGTCGCCCTTTATGGTTGCCTGCTGCTGGCAGGGTTGCTGATTTGTCTGATTGCAGGCCGAAGCTGGTACTATCTGGTAATAAAAGCGGGTAAACAGGAAATTGCACCGGTTTCCATCTCCCTGGCGGGGGGCTGTCGAGTCGTGTTTTTAGAGGGGGGGGACAGCCCGGCTGAGCCGGAACTGAAGAACCAAATCCAACAAATGATGCGCGAAAATCACCAAACCTGTGATAGCAGCCTGCGTCTCTATTTCGATAAAAATACCGCATTCTCTCCGCAAAATTATGGCAGAACGCTCATCTCTTTCTGCAAGCTGGATAACAGCGGAAATGTTATCTCGTGCGATAACGTCTATTATCTCGACTGGAGAATGAGTTGA
- a CDS encoding MotA/TolQ/ExbB proton channel family protein, which yields MTLGHIELASAEGAVILLLLFFSVLTWLIGLTKLVQFSRQKQRNRRFQRAFWQQESISGALAATGNAPGASANLARAGLDAAQAVAGRAAGAVNLPDRIERALRQQIQRERRSLEAGLAVLASIGSTSPFIGLFGTVWGIMAALQEIGQTGSASLDTVAGPIGNALIATGVGIAVAVPAVLVYNYFIRRMKLHVAYLDDFAHDIFSVAQAQEFHLFTATGAEQAPAPYTAPLKM from the coding sequence ATGACTTTGGGACACATTGAATTGGCATCGGCGGAAGGCGCCGTCATTTTGCTACTGCTGTTTTTCTCTGTGCTGACCTGGCTGATCGGCCTGACCAAGCTGGTGCAGTTTTCGCGGCAAAAGCAGCGCAACCGGCGTTTCCAGCGGGCATTTTGGCAGCAGGAGAGCATCAGCGGCGCTCTGGCGGCAACGGGGAATGCGCCGGGCGCCTCTGCCAACCTGGCGCGGGCTGGCCTGGATGCCGCGCAGGCGGTAGCGGGGCGCGCCGCTGGCGCGGTTAATTTGCCAGACCGCATTGAGCGCGCGTTGCGCCAGCAGATCCAGCGCGAACGCCGTTCGCTGGAAGCCGGGCTGGCGGTGTTGGCCAGTATCGGCAGTACCTCGCCGTTTATCGGCCTGTTCGGCACGGTGTGGGGGATTATGGCGGCGCTGCAGGAGATCGGCCAGACCGGCTCCGCCAGCCTGGATACCGTCGCCGGGCCGATCGGCAACGCCCTGATCGCCACCGGCGTCGGCATCGCCGTCGCGGTTCCCGCTGTACTGGTCTACAACTATTTCATTCGCCGCATGAAGCTGCATGTGGCCTATCTGGATGATTTCGCCCACGATATTTTCAGCGTGGCCCAGGCGCAGGAATTCCACCTGTTTACCGCCACTGGGGCAGAACAGGCGCCCGCGCCTTATACTGCCCCCCTTAAAATGTAG
- a CDS encoding fimbria/pilus outer membrane usher protein, with the protein MKICNRLTIILLLSGATFSCSVLAAAEFDQSFMVGTSAKALSQAQKSTISPGIYSADVFVNKEWKGKYDVKIDADGAVYVNAGYLNNLDIKTLLLAEQRNAAEWVLLVQYLEQRAVVFHRDSLRLEITVPQADIIAHDKNWLPPELWDKGISGLYTNYNMLYSQSRYRNSGDDQSYLYLSLNSGLNLADWHFRDNSYYYRRQNAEAKWVNRSRYLEKSLPAINAIATLGDNYSNADWFDSFDFRGLGVKKDLTMLPDSYRTYMPVIKGTADSNAVIKVLQDGKIIYQQSVPAGPFIVADLMPTGSRSDLNLVIENANGTTSSSFIPYSAASSMLRSGSSDWLFNAGQLRTDSLLDKSYFSQAEYSLGVNNYLTLAAGSILSSRYKSGLIGASVLVPYAGTLSASVEQAALQAAQNKASGSKSRIAWNRYFSANTNVTVSLIHKKPDYLTLNESDSISQYISNKIGYQAQEKNSLSISVDQRLPEGYGTLSASIYTVDYWNTQDKSKQYSLGWSNSYNNISWTLNAGRRLYSQGYTFGLDDAQDIDVKYYDESYASLSLSIPISIFERASSISSSLTTEGRKYSSSSLSWNQQYADNLRYNLSVKNSQQEKTTAGGYVSYDSPFANLTGNVTKGSNYSQYGVGATGSILASQYGVLTSPRTGSNFVIIDAPGVSGAKVNGNESFTTNSSGKTLIPYAKAWRKNSYYLRSEAGNDVLGNIKQIAPWKGSISYVKYITDTRQTFSLRAVDSRGEPLSFGSSIFDKKGRELGYVAQGSLIYIKANTLPDYILIKAEDDSCVVRNATITGKNICK; encoded by the coding sequence ATGAAAATTTGCAATCGATTGACCATCATCCTGTTGCTATCTGGCGCTACATTTTCATGCTCCGTTTTAGCCGCTGCTGAATTTGACCAAAGCTTCATGGTTGGCACCAGCGCCAAAGCGCTCTCACAGGCACAAAAGAGCACCATCAGTCCTGGCATTTATTCCGCTGATGTTTTTGTCAATAAAGAGTGGAAAGGGAAATATGATGTAAAAATCGATGCTGATGGCGCGGTTTATGTCAATGCAGGCTATCTGAATAATCTTGATATTAAAACGCTGTTGCTGGCGGAACAGCGCAACGCGGCGGAGTGGGTTTTGCTGGTGCAATATCTCGAGCAGCGCGCCGTTGTGTTCCACCGCGATAGTCTGCGCCTCGAGATTACCGTACCGCAGGCGGATATCATCGCGCATGATAAAAATTGGTTGCCCCCCGAACTCTGGGATAAGGGGATCAGTGGCCTGTATACCAACTACAATATGCTCTATTCACAGAGTCGCTACCGTAATAGCGGTGACGACCAATCTTATTTATATCTGTCGCTCAATAGCGGCCTGAATCTGGCTGACTGGCATTTCCGTGATAACTCTTACTACTATCGTCGCCAAAATGCCGAAGCGAAGTGGGTGAACCGTAGCCGTTATCTGGAGAAATCACTACCGGCGATCAACGCGATCGCAACGTTGGGCGACAATTACAGCAATGCCGACTGGTTCGATAGCTTCGATTTTCGCGGTCTGGGCGTGAAAAAAGATCTGACGATGCTGCCGGACAGTTATCGCACCTATATGCCAGTAATTAAAGGCACTGCTGACAGCAACGCAGTCATTAAGGTACTGCAGGACGGCAAAATTATTTACCAGCAGAGTGTGCCTGCCGGGCCGTTTATCGTCGCCGATCTGATGCCAACCGGCTCACGCTCCGATCTCAACCTGGTGATTGAGAATGCGAATGGCACCACCAGTTCGTCTTTTATCCCTTATTCAGCGGCTTCGAGCATGTTGCGTAGCGGTTCTTCCGACTGGTTGTTTAACGCCGGTCAGTTACGCACCGACTCACTGTTGGATAAAAGCTACTTCTCACAGGCGGAGTATTCGTTGGGGGTGAATAACTACCTGACGCTGGCGGCCGGTTCGATTTTGAGCAGCAGATACAAATCGGGTTTGATCGGTGCATCGGTGTTGGTGCCCTATGCCGGAACCCTCTCAGCCAGCGTTGAACAGGCCGCCCTGCAAGCTGCGCAGAACAAAGCCAGCGGCAGCAAAAGTAGAATTGCCTGGAACCGCTATTTTAGTGCCAATACCAATGTTACTGTCAGCCTGATACATAAAAAACCGGATTATCTGACGCTGAATGAATCAGACTCCATCAGCCAATACATCAGCAACAAGATCGGTTATCAGGCGCAGGAAAAAAACAGTCTGAGCATTTCGGTGGATCAGCGTTTGCCTGAAGGTTACGGCACGCTGTCAGCTAGCATTTATACCGTTGACTACTGGAATACCCAAGATAAATCGAAGCAATATTCATTGGGGTGGAGCAATAGCTATAATAATATTTCCTGGACATTAAATGCCGGAAGACGTCTGTATAGTCAGGGCTATACTTTCGGACTGGATGATGCTCAGGATATAGACGTAAAATATTATGACGAATCGTACGCCAGCCTGTCTTTAAGTATTCCGATCTCCATTTTTGAGCGTGCAAGCAGTATTAGTTCCTCTCTGACGACGGAGGGAAGAAAATACAGTTCATCATCTTTGAGCTGGAACCAGCAATATGCAGACAACCTGCGCTATAATCTGTCGGTGAAAAATAGCCAGCAAGAAAAAACCACGGCTGGCGGTTATGTTTCCTATGATTCGCCGTTCGCCAATCTTACCGGTAATGTCACTAAAGGCAGTAACTATAGCCAGTATGGCGTTGGGGCCACCGGCAGCATTTTGGCTTCACAGTATGGCGTGTTGACATCGCCAAGAACGGGCAGCAACTTCGTTATCATTGATGCGCCAGGCGTTTCCGGTGCGAAAGTGAATGGCAATGAAAGTTTTACAACCAACAGTTCTGGTAAAACGCTTATTCCTTATGCTAAAGCCTGGCGGAAAAACAGCTACTATCTACGTTCCGAAGCCGGCAATGATGTGCTAGGTAATATCAAACAAATTGCCCCATGGAAGGGCAGTATTTCCTATGTTAAATATATTACTGATACGCGACAGACGTTTTCTTTACGTGCCGTTGATAGCAGAGGGGAACCATTGTCTTTTGGTTCATCTATTTTTGACAAGAAAGGGCGTGAGCTCGGATATGTAGCACAAGGGAGCCTGATTTATATAAAGGCGAACACGTTGCCTGATTATATTTTAATTAAAGCAGAAGATGATTCTTGTGTTGTAAGGAACGCGACTATTACAGGCAAAAACATATGCAAATAA